A region from the Aquipuribacter nitratireducens genome encodes:
- the gyrB gene encoding DNA topoisomerase (ATP-hydrolyzing) subunit B encodes MSDGTTPTDPTTSTPGPDDETAATAPGAGAPAAGGYDASNITVLEGLEAVRKRPGMYIGSTGPRGLHHLVYEVVDNSVDEALAGWCDTIEVTLLDDGGVRVVDNGRGIPVDLHPVERKPAVEVVLTVLHAGGKFGGGGYAVSGGLHGVGVSVVNALSSRLEVEVRRDGRVHRMAFLGGVPTGPLETGEATDETGTTVTFWPNADIFETVDFDAETLRSRFQQMAFLNKGLTLTLVDERPEHVTADDAEPASGERPEGAEGLDGSGAPAAGAGERRTTYRYDGGLVDYVHHLNDRKRSDAVHAEILSFEAEDTERHMSVEIAMQWTTAYSESVHTYANTINTHEGGTHEEGFRAALTGLVGRYARDNNMLKKDEQLTGDDIREGLTAVISVKLSEPQFEGQTKTKLGNTEARSYVQKVLGDALGAWFESHPREARDIIRKAQQAAAARVAARRAREATRRKGLLESNSMPGKLRDCSSRDPARCEIYIVEGDSAGGSAVDGRDPETQAILPLRGKILNVEKARLDRALGSEAIQSLITALGTGIGEDFDIAKLRYHKIVLMADADVDGQHIQTLLLTLLFRYMRGLVEAGHVFLAQPPLYRIKWSNADHEYAYTDREREALTQAGLAAGKRLPKEQSIQRYKGLGEMNFDELWDTTMDPASRTLLRVTLDDAAAADAMFSVLMGDDVESRRSFIQRNAKDVRFLDI; translated from the coding sequence GTGAGCGACGGGACCACCCCCACCGACCCCACGACGAGCACCCCCGGACCCGACGACGAGACGGCCGCGACGGCGCCGGGGGCCGGCGCCCCGGCCGCCGGCGGGTACGACGCGTCGAACATCACCGTCCTCGAGGGTCTCGAGGCGGTCCGCAAGCGCCCCGGCATGTACATCGGCTCGACGGGCCCGCGCGGGCTGCACCACCTCGTGTACGAGGTCGTCGACAACTCCGTCGACGAGGCGCTCGCCGGCTGGTGCGACACCATCGAGGTCACGCTCCTCGACGACGGCGGCGTCCGGGTCGTCGACAACGGCCGCGGCATCCCCGTCGACCTCCACCCGGTCGAGCGGAAGCCCGCCGTCGAGGTCGTCCTCACCGTCCTCCACGCCGGCGGCAAGTTCGGCGGCGGCGGGTACGCGGTGTCCGGCGGCCTCCACGGGGTCGGCGTCAGCGTCGTCAACGCGCTGTCCTCCCGGCTCGAGGTCGAGGTCCGCCGCGACGGCCGCGTCCACCGGATGGCGTTCCTCGGCGGCGTCCCCACCGGCCCGCTCGAGACCGGTGAGGCGACGGACGAGACCGGCACGACGGTGACGTTCTGGCCCAACGCCGACATCTTCGAGACCGTCGACTTCGACGCCGAGACGCTCCGCAGCCGCTTCCAGCAGATGGCGTTCCTCAACAAGGGCCTCACGCTCACCCTCGTCGACGAGCGACCCGAGCACGTCACCGCCGACGACGCCGAGCCCGCCTCCGGCGAGCGGCCCGAGGGCGCGGAGGGCCTCGACGGCAGCGGCGCGCCCGCCGCGGGCGCCGGCGAGCGCCGCACCACGTACCGCTACGACGGCGGGCTCGTCGACTACGTCCACCACCTCAACGACCGCAAGCGCTCCGACGCCGTCCACGCCGAGATCCTCAGCTTCGAGGCGGAGGACACGGAGCGGCACATGAGCGTCGAGATCGCCATGCAGTGGACGACTGCGTACTCCGAGAGCGTCCACACGTACGCCAACACCATCAACACCCACGAGGGCGGCACCCACGAGGAGGGCTTCCGTGCCGCCCTCACCGGGCTCGTCGGTCGCTACGCGCGCGACAACAACATGCTGAAGAAGGACGAGCAGCTCACGGGCGACGACATCCGCGAGGGGCTGACCGCCGTCATCAGCGTCAAGCTGTCCGAGCCGCAGTTCGAGGGCCAGACGAAGACGAAGCTCGGCAACACCGAGGCCCGCAGCTACGTGCAGAAGGTGCTGGGCGACGCCCTCGGGGCGTGGTTCGAGTCCCACCCGCGCGAGGCCCGCGACATCATCCGCAAGGCGCAGCAGGCCGCCGCCGCCCGCGTCGCCGCCCGTCGCGCGCGCGAGGCCACCCGGCGCAAGGGCCTGCTCGAGTCCAACTCGATGCCCGGCAAGCTCCGCGACTGCTCGAGCCGCGACCCCGCGCGCTGCGAGATCTACATCGTCGAGGGCGACAGCGCCGGCGGCTCCGCCGTCGACGGCCGCGACCCCGAGACGCAGGCGATCCTCCCGCTGCGCGGCAAGATCCTCAACGTCGAGAAGGCGCGCCTGGACCGGGCCCTCGGCAGCGAGGCGATCCAGTCGCTCATCACGGCGCTCGGCACGGGCATCGGCGAGGACTTCGACATCGCGAAGCTCCGGTACCACAAGATCGTGCTCATGGCCGACGCCGACGTCGACGGCCAGCACATCCAGACGCTGCTGCTCACGCTGCTGTTCCGCTACATGCGCGGGCTCGTCGAGGCCGGTCACGTGTTCCTCGCCCAGCCGCCGCTGTACCGGATCAAGTGGTCGAACGCCGACCACGAGTACGCCTACACCGACCGCGAGCGCGAGGCGCTCACGCAGGCGGGGCTCGCGGCGGGCAAGCGGCTGCCGAAGGAGCAGTCGATCCAGCGCTACAAGGGCCTCGGCGAGATGAACTTCGACGAGCTGTGGGACACGACGATGGACCCGGCGTCGCGCACCCTCCTGCGCGTCACGCTCGACGACGCCGCGGCGGCCGACGCGATGTTCAGCGTCCTCATGGGCGACGACGTCGAGTCGCGTCGCTCGTTCATCCAGCGCAACGCGAAGGACGTCCGCTTCCTCGACATCTGA